Proteins encoded by one window of Vidua chalybeata isolate OUT-0048 chromosome 8, bVidCha1 merged haplotype, whole genome shotgun sequence:
- the LOC128791707 gene encoding neurotrypsin-like: MEISKILGLLVELSSLLFCLRCVEAFLGSKPNQNHLQSAAPSICAVGPFGYYNGSLAVTEAGAECLNWAEFPDYVQQYPDRGLGDHNFCRNPDEGTTPWCFYRLVSGAIGWANCDCNQGAVRLAEDSSVELYFNGLWGTICADHWTDWDASVVCRQLGLSEIGTAGKKSHSRPWPVPLHLQSANCHGDEEALLQCGYQEALSGACNQGSAVVTCVPPEGVGAPLRIVGGKESFEGRVEVYHDGKWGTICDDQWDDRDAEVVCRQLGLSGTPKALSWAHYGQGSGPILLDEVQCSGNELSLDQCKKSDWGQQNCDHIEDAGVSCDPFTEGMVRLAGGRSPSEGRVEVYYNGDWGTVCDDGWTDLGAQVVCRQLGFSGPAALASEGDYAAGQGFILLDDVACVGTELSLLDCPHSNWGQHDCSHVEDLGVRCSPESNTVMDGSLGPPVRLVDGESTKEGRVEVLLNGQWGSVCDDDWTDRDATVVCRQLGFSGTAKARAMAYFGEGHGPIHLDNVECNGMEHTLGQCAMPDTRIHSCWHSEDAGVICDYVEEKVQDIRRTGPESGVCGMRLLHRRKKRIIGGNKSLRGSWPWQASLRLKGFRRDTRLLCGATLISSCWVVTAAHCFKRFGVDVRRYLLRVGDYHTGVKDEFERELPVERIVLHRNYWAGSNDNDIALVRMRGREGHCLSFNHHVLPICLPDRRERSDINRQACIISGWGDTGKSYSRTLLQGVVPLLPREDCEARYGRKFTNRMICAGNLSEDKRVDSCQGDSGGPLMCQRSNGRWVILGITSWGYGCGRKDSPGVYTKVSKFVPWIKKVTKLK, encoded by the exons ATGGAAATCTCCAAAATACTCGGGCTCTTGGTAGAGCTCTCAAGTCTGCTATTCTGTCTCAGATGTGTGGAG GCTTTCCTGGGATCCAAgcccaaccaaaaccatttgCAGAGTGCAG CGCCCAGCATCTGTGCTGTGGGACCTTTCGGGTACTACAATGGCTCACTGGCGGTCACCGAGGCCGGGGCAGAGTGTCTCAACTGGGCAGAGTTCCCTGATTATGTTCAGCAGTACCCAGACCGTGGCCTGGGGGACCACAACTTCTGCAGGAACCCAGATGAGGGAACAACGCCCTGGTGCTTCTACAGGCTTGTGTCAGGGGCCATTGGCTGGGCCAACTGTGATTGTAACCAAG GTGCTGTGCGGTTGGCTGAAGACAGTAGTGTGGAGCTGTACTTCAATGGACTCTGGGGTACCATCTGTGCTGACCACTGGACTGACTGGGATGCCAGTGTTGTCTGCAGGCAACTAGGTCTCAG TGAGATCGGCACAGCTGGGAAGAAGAGTCATTCCAGACCATGGCCTGTTCCCCTGCACCTGCAGTCAGCAAACTGCCATGGAGATGAGGAAGCCCTGCTGCAGTGTGGCTATCAGGAAGCTCTGTCAGGAGCTTGTAACCAGGGGAGTGCCGTGGTAACTTGTGTTCCTCCAGAAG GTGTAGGTGCCCCACTTCGTATAGTTGGGGGGAAGGAGAGCTTTGAAGGGCGAGTGGAAGTTTACCATGATGGCAAGTGGGGAACCATCTGTGATGATCAGTGGGACGACCGGGATGCTGAAGTAGTCTGTAGACAGCTGGGACTCAG TGGGACCCCAAAAGCCTTGTCATGGGCTCACTATGGGCAGGGATCTGGCCCAATCCTGCTGGATGAAGTGCAGTGCTCAGGGAATGAACTGTCCCTTGATCAGTGCAAGAAGAGTGACTGGGGACAGCAAAACTGTGACCACATTGAAGACGCTGGGGTGTCCTGTGACCCTTTCACAG AGGGCATGGTCCGGCTGGCTGGCGGCCGCAGCCCCAGCGAAGGCAGGGTGGAAGTTTACTACAATGGAGACTGGGGCACAGTGTGCGATGATGGCTGGACAGACCTCGGTGCCCAAGTGGTCTGCAGGCAGTTGGGCTTCAG tggtcctgctgccctggcctCTGAAGGAGACtatgctgctggccaaggcttCATCTTACTGGATGATGTGGCATGTGTGGGGACAGAGCTGTCTCTCCTGGACTGTCCCCACAGCAACTGGGGGCAGCATGACTGCTCCCATGTTGAGGATCTGGGAGTCCGTTGTTCCCCAGAAAGCAACACGGTCATGGATGGCAGCCTGG GGCCTCCTGTGCGGCTGGTGGATGGAGAAAGCACCAAGGAGGGCCGGGTTGAGGTACTGCTGAATGGGCAGTGGGGCAGTGTCTGTGATGATGACTGGACAGACAGAGATGCCACTGTGGTTTGCAGGCAACTGGGATTCAG TGGTACAGCAAAAGCCAGGGCAATGGCTTATTTTGGCGAAGGCCATGGGCCCATCCATCTGGACAACGTAGAATGCAATGGCATGGAGCATACCCTGGGGCAATGTGCCATGCCTGACACCAGGATtcacagctgctggcacagtgAGGATGCTGGGGTGATCTGTGACTATGTGGAAGAAAAGGTCCAAGATATCAGGAGAACAG GTCCAGAGTCTGGTGTGTGTGGGATGCGCCTGCTTCACCGTCGCAAGAAAAGGATCATAGGTGGAAACAAGTCTCTGAG AGGCAGCTGGCCATGGCAGGCCTCACTGCGGCTGAAGGGTTTTCGTCGAGATACTCGTCTGCTGTGTGGAGCAACACtgatcagcagctgctgggtggTGACTGCAGCCCACTGCTTCAAAAG GTTTGGTGTTGATGTGCGGCGCTACCTCCTGCGGGTGGGCGATTACCACACAGGTGTGAAGGATGAGTTTGAGAGGGAGCTGCCTGTGGAGCGGATTGTCCTCCACAGGAACTATTGGGCTGGCAGCAATGATAATGACATAGCCCTGGTCCGGATGCGGGGCAGAGAAGGGCACTGTCTCTCCTTCAATCACCATGTTCTGCCCATCTGCCTGCCTGACAGGAGAGAGAGGTCTGACATCAACAGGCAAGCCTGCATCATCTCTGGCTGGGGAGACACAG GGAAATCCTATTCCAGAACCCTGCTGCAGGGGGTGGTGCCCCTTCTCCCACGGGAAGACTGTGAGGCCCGTTACGGGCGGAAGTTCACCAACCGCATGATTTGTGCTGGGAACCTCTCTGAAGATAAACGGGTGGACAGCTGTCAGGGTGACAGTGGAGGGCCACTCATGTGTCAGAGATCAAATGGACGCTGGGTCATTTTGGGCATCACTTCCTGGGGGTATGGCTGTGGTCGGAAGGATTCGCCCGGTGTGTACACAAAGGTCAGCAAATTCGTACCCTGGATCAAGAAAGTGACCaagctaaaatga